One region of Pagrus major chromosome 7, Pma_NU_1.0 genomic DNA includes:
- the tshz2 gene encoding teashirt homolog 2 isoform X2, translated as MNVYMPDEDGVLQDAIAEEDGENDTQTEEECSEKTSPKVSEDRELDNKSTNTYSNQNSPISVLSNQEAELESRLSDSSDRLSDFKTSSPPESQRVDESRTPKHKEETGGSLEKMRAAYANFLSDSYWTGIGMDLKIGKNTSKANCDSTNGSTKSEFDWHQDALSKTLQQTLSPKPVSKPNLFSSVHLYRQTTKPCGSVFTGASRFRCKDCSAAYDTLVELTVHMNKSGHYQDNNHAKQSNSSASSSKSRKRNLQDMEGKEDAQKVLKCMFCGHSFDSLQDLSVHMIKTKHYQKVPLKEPIPVLTPKLLPPAKKRAFETVRPCSPDSTTGISGYTEAQRAATIANANNNRYGYQNGASYTWQFETCKSQILKCMECGSSHDTLQQLTTHMMVTGHFIKVTNSASKKGKQLALDPLAIEKIQGLAEPAASDTEGEKVSPKNSSPGSCEKDSQGEGTSDKMEETEAKDDKQESEDQKPGNGAFKYPYLREEDLEQDSGGGGDILKSLANTVASAINKAQTGTPSWSAYPSIHAAYQLSGIIKNAPLSASPPAQLKQAFNHKLRPIAPKGKLYHGAVGVEAPQGQHQNVDIKKEKVGISDGKESQNIKFDLVENDDSDCQDDSSSSSKLDADCLNEGSEAIKGKLSPDFSDRGKTPSPSASNGRSSTSEPLSDTAAILGINPLSALQSVLNNHLGKANKPNNSRVDKLSAHTKSIFADINRSNEKPALMLGNAMRNRPDNRFLYVSDDQPIDLTKSKHSKQSSSILQPSAPMPQKYALSDIADMVKVLPKATTPKPSMPSRIPTMKLESDVRRFEDVSAEVYSVHKRKGRQSNWNPRHLLILQAQFASSLFQTSEGKYLLSDLGPQERMHISKFTGLSMTTISHWLANVKYQLRKTGGTKFLKNMDTGHPIFYCNDCASQFRSPSSFISHLESHLGFQIKDMCKMPVEHQTKVEEPELSKALSVRATESLVTEEDIDAKFKCKLCCRTFASNHAVKLHLSKTHSKSPDNHSQYVEMDKE; from the coding sequence TGTACATGCCGGATGAAGACGGTGTTCTTCAGGATGCCATCGCCGAGGAAGACGGAGAGAACGACACTCAAACCGAAGAGGAATGCTCAGAGAAGACCAGCCCCAAAgtgtctgaggacagagagctTGACAACAAGAGCACTAACACTTATAGCAACCAGAACTCGCCCATTAGTGTCCTTTCCAATcaagaggcagagctggagTCACGCCTTAGCGACAGCAGCGACAGACTCTCAGACTTCAAAACCTCCTCGCCACCTGAGAGCCAGCGGGTTGACGAAAGTCGCACCCCCAAACATAAAGAGGAGACGGGCGGCAGCTTGGAGAAAATGAGGGCAGCCTATGCAAACTTTCTCTCCGATTCCTACTGGACGGGGATCGGAATGGACTTGAAAATTGGCAAAAACACCAGCAAAGCCAACTGTGACAGCACCAACGGAAGCACCAAGAGTGAATTTGACTGGCACCAGGACGCCCTCTCTAAGACCTTGCAGCAGACACTCTCCCCAAAGCCTGTATCCAAACCGAACCTCTTTAGCTCCGTCCACCTGTACAGACAAACCACCAAACCCTGTGGCTCGGTGTTCACGGGAGCCAGCCGATTTCGCTGTAAGGATTGTAGCGCTGCTTATGACACTCTTGTGGAGCTGACGGTCCACATGAACAAGAGCGGGCACTACCAGGACAACAACCATGCCAAACAGAGTAATTCCTCTGCTTCGTCCTCGAAATCTAGGAAGCGAAATTTGCAAGACATGGAAGGGAAAGAGGACGCACAGAAAGTTTTGAAGTGCATGTTCTGTGGCCACTCTTTTGACTCACTCCAGGATTTGAGCGTCCATATGATTAAAACTAAGCATTACCAAAAAGTGCCTTTAAAAGAGCCAATCCCAGTTCTCACACCCAAATTGTTGCCACCAGCAAAGAAACGGGCCTTTGAGACGGTGAGACCTTGTTCCCCCGACTCTACGACTGGTATATCCGGCTACACTGAGGCACAACGGGCCGCCACCATTGCAAATGCTAACAATAATCGCTACGGCTATCAGAACGGAGCTAGTTACACTTGGCAGTTTGAGACGTGCAAGTCTCAGATTCTTAAATGCATGGAGTGTGGGAGCTCCCACGACACCCTTCAGCAACTCACCACACATATGATGGTTACTGGACACTTCATCAAAGTCACAAACTCTGCTTCTAAAAAGGGTAAACAGTTAGCGCTTGACCCCCTGGCCATAGAGAAGATCCAGGGTTTAGCTGAGCCGGCTGCCAGTGACACTGAGGGAGAAAAGGTGTCTCCAAAAAATTCTTCCCCTGGGAGCTGTGAGAAGGATAGCCAGGGGGAAGGTACATCAGACAAAATGGAAGAAACTGAAGCTAAAGATGACAAGCAAGAGAGTGAGGATCAGAAGCCAGGCAATGGGGCTTTTAAGTACCCTTATCTCCGTGAGGAGGATCTTGAACAGgactcaggaggaggaggggacatCCTTAAATCTTTAGCCAACACAGTGGCCTCTGCCATCAATAAAGCTCAAACAGGGACGCCAAGCTGGAGTGCCTATCCGAGCATTCACGCCGCCTATCAGCTCTCCGGCATCATCAAAAACGCCCCTCTGTCTGCATCTCCCCCTGCACAGCTAAAGCAGGCATTTAACCACAAGCTGAGACCGATTGCCCCAAAGGGGAAGTTGTACCACGGTGCTGTGGGAGTTGAAGCTCCCCAGGGACAGCATCAAAATGTGGacatcaaaaaagaaaaggttggCATTAGCGATGGTAAAGAAAGTCAGAATATTAAGTTTGATCTGGTGGAGAATGATGACAGCGATTGTCAGGATgattcctcttcctcttcaaaGCTTGATGCAGACTGTTTGAATGAAGGGAGTGAAGCGATCAAAGGGAAGTTGAGCCCAGATTTCTCTGACAGAGGCAAGACACCGAGCCCCTCTGCCAGCAATGGACGCAGCAGCACTTCAGAGCCTCTCAGTGACACTGCGGCGATACTTGGCATAAACCCTCTTAGTGCACTGCAGTCAGTTCTGAACAATCATCTGGGCAAAGCAAATAAGCCCAATAACTCAAGAGTAGATAAACTATCTGCTCACACCAAGTCTATTTTTGCTGACATTAACAGAAGCAATGAGAAACCGGCTTTAATGCTTGGAAATGCTATGAGAAATAGGCCCGATAACAGATTTCTCTATGTTAGTGATGACCAACCAATAGACCTGACGAAATCTAAACACAGCAAGCAAAGTTCCTCGATACTACAACCCTCCGCCCCGATGCCACAGAAATACGCCCTGTCTGACATCGCCGATATGGTTAAAGTACTTCCAAAAGCCACAACGCCAAAACCCTCCATGCCATCAAGGATCCCGACTATGAAACTGGAATCGGACGTCAGGCGCTTCGAGGACGTGTCTGCCGAGGTGTACTCCGTCCACAAGCGTAAAGGCAGACAGTCAAACTGGAATCCTCGCCACCTTCTCATCCTGCAAGCTCAGTTTGCCTCCAGCCTcttccagacctctgagggGAAATACTTGCTCTCGGATCTCGGCCCTCAGGAACGGATGCACATCTCCAAGTTCACTGGATTGTCCATGACCACCATAAGCCATTGGTTagcaaatgtaaaataccaACTGCGGAAAACCGGAGGGACCAAATTTCTGAAGAACATGGACACGGGCCACCCGATCTTCTACTGCAATGACTGCGCTTCCCAGTTCAGGTCGCCGTCATCATTCATTTCCCATCTGGAATCCCATCTCGGGTTCCAAATCAAAGACATGTGCAAAATGCCGGTAGAGCACCAGACGAAGGTAGAGGAGCCAGAACTATCGAAGGCCCTCAGCGTCAGAGCCACAGAGTCTCTGGTCACGGAGGAGGACATTGACGCGAAGTTCAAATGTAAGCTCTGCTGTCGGACATTTGCGAGCAATCACGCAGTCAAACTCCATTTGAGTAAAACTCACAGCAAATCCCCCGACAACCATTCACAATATGTGGAAATGGACAAGGAGTAG
- the tshz2 gene encoding teashirt homolog 2 isoform X1, with the protein MPRRKQQAPKRAAVYMPDEDGVLQDAIAEEDGENDTQTEEECSEKTSPKVSEDRELDNKSTNTYSNQNSPISVLSNQEAELESRLSDSSDRLSDFKTSSPPESQRVDESRTPKHKEETGGSLEKMRAAYANFLSDSYWTGIGMDLKIGKNTSKANCDSTNGSTKSEFDWHQDALSKTLQQTLSPKPVSKPNLFSSVHLYRQTTKPCGSVFTGASRFRCKDCSAAYDTLVELTVHMNKSGHYQDNNHAKQSNSSASSSKSRKRNLQDMEGKEDAQKVLKCMFCGHSFDSLQDLSVHMIKTKHYQKVPLKEPIPVLTPKLLPPAKKRAFETVRPCSPDSTTGISGYTEAQRAATIANANNNRYGYQNGASYTWQFETCKSQILKCMECGSSHDTLQQLTTHMMVTGHFIKVTNSASKKGKQLALDPLAIEKIQGLAEPAASDTEGEKVSPKNSSPGSCEKDSQGEGTSDKMEETEAKDDKQESEDQKPGNGAFKYPYLREEDLEQDSGGGGDILKSLANTVASAINKAQTGTPSWSAYPSIHAAYQLSGIIKNAPLSASPPAQLKQAFNHKLRPIAPKGKLYHGAVGVEAPQGQHQNVDIKKEKVGISDGKESQNIKFDLVENDDSDCQDDSSSSSKLDADCLNEGSEAIKGKLSPDFSDRGKTPSPSASNGRSSTSEPLSDTAAILGINPLSALQSVLNNHLGKANKPNNSRVDKLSAHTKSIFADINRSNEKPALMLGNAMRNRPDNRFLYVSDDQPIDLTKSKHSKQSSSILQPSAPMPQKYALSDIADMVKVLPKATTPKPSMPSRIPTMKLESDVRRFEDVSAEVYSVHKRKGRQSNWNPRHLLILQAQFASSLFQTSEGKYLLSDLGPQERMHISKFTGLSMTTISHWLANVKYQLRKTGGTKFLKNMDTGHPIFYCNDCASQFRSPSSFISHLESHLGFQIKDMCKMPVEHQTKVEEPELSKALSVRATESLVTEEDIDAKFKCKLCCRTFASNHAVKLHLSKTHSKSPDNHSQYVEMDKE; encoded by the coding sequence TGTACATGCCGGATGAAGACGGTGTTCTTCAGGATGCCATCGCCGAGGAAGACGGAGAGAACGACACTCAAACCGAAGAGGAATGCTCAGAGAAGACCAGCCCCAAAgtgtctgaggacagagagctTGACAACAAGAGCACTAACACTTATAGCAACCAGAACTCGCCCATTAGTGTCCTTTCCAATcaagaggcagagctggagTCACGCCTTAGCGACAGCAGCGACAGACTCTCAGACTTCAAAACCTCCTCGCCACCTGAGAGCCAGCGGGTTGACGAAAGTCGCACCCCCAAACATAAAGAGGAGACGGGCGGCAGCTTGGAGAAAATGAGGGCAGCCTATGCAAACTTTCTCTCCGATTCCTACTGGACGGGGATCGGAATGGACTTGAAAATTGGCAAAAACACCAGCAAAGCCAACTGTGACAGCACCAACGGAAGCACCAAGAGTGAATTTGACTGGCACCAGGACGCCCTCTCTAAGACCTTGCAGCAGACACTCTCCCCAAAGCCTGTATCCAAACCGAACCTCTTTAGCTCCGTCCACCTGTACAGACAAACCACCAAACCCTGTGGCTCGGTGTTCACGGGAGCCAGCCGATTTCGCTGTAAGGATTGTAGCGCTGCTTATGACACTCTTGTGGAGCTGACGGTCCACATGAACAAGAGCGGGCACTACCAGGACAACAACCATGCCAAACAGAGTAATTCCTCTGCTTCGTCCTCGAAATCTAGGAAGCGAAATTTGCAAGACATGGAAGGGAAAGAGGACGCACAGAAAGTTTTGAAGTGCATGTTCTGTGGCCACTCTTTTGACTCACTCCAGGATTTGAGCGTCCATATGATTAAAACTAAGCATTACCAAAAAGTGCCTTTAAAAGAGCCAATCCCAGTTCTCACACCCAAATTGTTGCCACCAGCAAAGAAACGGGCCTTTGAGACGGTGAGACCTTGTTCCCCCGACTCTACGACTGGTATATCCGGCTACACTGAGGCACAACGGGCCGCCACCATTGCAAATGCTAACAATAATCGCTACGGCTATCAGAACGGAGCTAGTTACACTTGGCAGTTTGAGACGTGCAAGTCTCAGATTCTTAAATGCATGGAGTGTGGGAGCTCCCACGACACCCTTCAGCAACTCACCACACATATGATGGTTACTGGACACTTCATCAAAGTCACAAACTCTGCTTCTAAAAAGGGTAAACAGTTAGCGCTTGACCCCCTGGCCATAGAGAAGATCCAGGGTTTAGCTGAGCCGGCTGCCAGTGACACTGAGGGAGAAAAGGTGTCTCCAAAAAATTCTTCCCCTGGGAGCTGTGAGAAGGATAGCCAGGGGGAAGGTACATCAGACAAAATGGAAGAAACTGAAGCTAAAGATGACAAGCAAGAGAGTGAGGATCAGAAGCCAGGCAATGGGGCTTTTAAGTACCCTTATCTCCGTGAGGAGGATCTTGAACAGgactcaggaggaggaggggacatCCTTAAATCTTTAGCCAACACAGTGGCCTCTGCCATCAATAAAGCTCAAACAGGGACGCCAAGCTGGAGTGCCTATCCGAGCATTCACGCCGCCTATCAGCTCTCCGGCATCATCAAAAACGCCCCTCTGTCTGCATCTCCCCCTGCACAGCTAAAGCAGGCATTTAACCACAAGCTGAGACCGATTGCCCCAAAGGGGAAGTTGTACCACGGTGCTGTGGGAGTTGAAGCTCCCCAGGGACAGCATCAAAATGTGGacatcaaaaaagaaaaggttggCATTAGCGATGGTAAAGAAAGTCAGAATATTAAGTTTGATCTGGTGGAGAATGATGACAGCGATTGTCAGGATgattcctcttcctcttcaaaGCTTGATGCAGACTGTTTGAATGAAGGGAGTGAAGCGATCAAAGGGAAGTTGAGCCCAGATTTCTCTGACAGAGGCAAGACACCGAGCCCCTCTGCCAGCAATGGACGCAGCAGCACTTCAGAGCCTCTCAGTGACACTGCGGCGATACTTGGCATAAACCCTCTTAGTGCACTGCAGTCAGTTCTGAACAATCATCTGGGCAAAGCAAATAAGCCCAATAACTCAAGAGTAGATAAACTATCTGCTCACACCAAGTCTATTTTTGCTGACATTAACAGAAGCAATGAGAAACCGGCTTTAATGCTTGGAAATGCTATGAGAAATAGGCCCGATAACAGATTTCTCTATGTTAGTGATGACCAACCAATAGACCTGACGAAATCTAAACACAGCAAGCAAAGTTCCTCGATACTACAACCCTCCGCCCCGATGCCACAGAAATACGCCCTGTCTGACATCGCCGATATGGTTAAAGTACTTCCAAAAGCCACAACGCCAAAACCCTCCATGCCATCAAGGATCCCGACTATGAAACTGGAATCGGACGTCAGGCGCTTCGAGGACGTGTCTGCCGAGGTGTACTCCGTCCACAAGCGTAAAGGCAGACAGTCAAACTGGAATCCTCGCCACCTTCTCATCCTGCAAGCTCAGTTTGCCTCCAGCCTcttccagacctctgagggGAAATACTTGCTCTCGGATCTCGGCCCTCAGGAACGGATGCACATCTCCAAGTTCACTGGATTGTCCATGACCACCATAAGCCATTGGTTagcaaatgtaaaataccaACTGCGGAAAACCGGAGGGACCAAATTTCTGAAGAACATGGACACGGGCCACCCGATCTTCTACTGCAATGACTGCGCTTCCCAGTTCAGGTCGCCGTCATCATTCATTTCCCATCTGGAATCCCATCTCGGGTTCCAAATCAAAGACATGTGCAAAATGCCGGTAGAGCACCAGACGAAGGTAGAGGAGCCAGAACTATCGAAGGCCCTCAGCGTCAGAGCCACAGAGTCTCTGGTCACGGAGGAGGACATTGACGCGAAGTTCAAATGTAAGCTCTGCTGTCGGACATTTGCGAGCAATCACGCAGTCAAACTCCATTTGAGTAAAACTCACAGCAAATCCCCCGACAACCATTCACAATATGTGGAAATGGACAAGGAGTAG